The Candidatus Endomicrobium procryptotermitis region AACACAGCAGCGCCGCGCAGGAAACTATAAAAGCCGCGCATATAACTTGCAAAGCGGATTTGAGATAGCGGGTATAGCTTTCATTTCTTGCACGGCATTCGGAAATAAAGTTTTGTAGAGAAAATCCTATGCCCAAATCGCACAAAGCAAACCAGCCTATAAGAGAATAAACTATAGCGTATGCCGCATATCTTTCTTCGCCTAGATATAGTAAAAGCGTCCTGACGCTTATTATGCCTATCAACGCCGTAATAATCCTTGCTATCCACGCGCTTGCGGCGACAACTAAATGGCGAGGCGGATTTTTTAAATGATTTAATACTGCTTTAATTTTCTTCATTTTCAATATTTATTAATAATTTTGAAGTCCAATCTGCCAAAAAAATGGGTATATTTATCATATTGGCGTCTTTTTTTAAATTATTTAATGAAAAACATATTCTATATTTTGGGGAAAAAGTTTTTTCATATACGGAAAGACTTTTAGATGCCGCATTTGCAGACGATTTAACCTCTATTGGAATAATATAGGTATTGTTTTGGATTAAAAAATCAATTTCAGC contains the following coding sequences:
- a CDS encoding DUF4143 domain-containing protein, with amino-acid sequence MLFYSKDAGLLRKLAKLPSDTILLGNNFYTEFKGALGENFVLQSLIAQFEVIPRYWTSQGKAEIDFLIQNNTYIIPIEVKSSANAASKSLSVYEKTFSPKYRICFSLNNLKKDANMINIPIFLADWTSKLLINIENEEN